In Flavivirga abyssicola, the following are encoded in one genomic region:
- a CDS encoding DUF3667 domain-containing protein — MQCKNCNKDLNPEINFCGFCGAKVIRNRLTIKNLFEHFSKTFLNYDNKLLQTFIKLFTKPEVIIESYIHGTRKKHVNVISYFAIALTLSGFQMFVSNKFFPELMNVDFLAQKGAEDFQRNNMNFVQEYQSIVYMLIVPGYALISKIIFFDFKKYNYTEHLVANMYITAHLSICSSILVILALFFGVNFGIIGLLSIPVQILCTAYYFKRLLNLDFKTILLKTIFFLLILTVLFIMFSLFIAIIMYYNGTLDQIKEAQKAAVIT; from the coding sequence ATGCAATGTAAAAACTGCAATAAAGATTTAAACCCCGAAATTAACTTTTGTGGCTTTTGTGGTGCCAAAGTGATTAGAAATAGGCTTACTATAAAAAATCTATTTGAACATTTTAGCAAAACATTTCTTAATTATGACAACAAACTTCTGCAAACTTTCATAAAGCTTTTCACAAAGCCTGAGGTCATTATTGAAAGTTATATCCATGGGACTCGAAAAAAGCATGTCAATGTTATTAGTTATTTCGCTATAGCACTTACTCTATCTGGTTTCCAGATGTTTGTATCTAATAAGTTTTTTCCTGAATTAATGAATGTTGATTTTCTTGCTCAAAAAGGTGCTGAAGATTTTCAAAGGAACAATATGAATTTTGTTCAGGAATATCAGTCCATCGTATACATGCTCATAGTTCCTGGGTATGCTTTAATTTCGAAGATTATTTTTTTCGATTTTAAAAAATACAACTACACCGAACATTTAGTAGCTAATATGTATATAACGGCCCACCTATCCATCTGCAGTTCTATACTAGTTATTTTGGCTTTGTTTTTTGGGGTTAATTTCGGAATTATTGGCCTCTTATCAATCCCTGTACAGATCTTGTGTACGGCTTATTATTTTAAACGTCTTTTAAACTTAGACTTTAAAACTATCCTATTAAAGACCATTTTCTTTTTGCTGATCCTCACCGTTTTATTTATAATGTTTAGCTTATTTATTGCAATAATAATGTATTACAATGGTACATTAGATCAAATTAAAGAAGCGCAAAAAGCAGCTGTAATAACTTAG